TTCGGTCATGCTGCGGTCCTTTCGTGCGGCGTCGGCAGGGCGAACAGGTCGAGTTGCGGTGTTGCCGGGCGGTCGGTGCACAGGCGGGCATGGGAGACGTCCGGGCGGGCCGTTCCGTAGATCTCGGTGAGGCGGTCCCAGACGGCGTCATGCCAGGGGCGGCCGGTGGCGGCGCCGAGCACGGCGGCGGCCATCACCGGCGGTACCGCGTCGGCAATGCGTTGGAACCGTGACGACCGGGATCCGTGCCAGGGGTAGTCGGCCGGGAAGGTCTGCAAGAGCCCGGCCTGGGAGTCGGACAAGCGGCCGGCGACGCTGCCCAGGTCGGTGCGGTACCAGGTTCGGGCGCCGTTGCCGGTCAGCGAAACGGCGGGGCCGTCCGCGCTGAACTCGTTGCCGCCGGCGGTGGTGCGGCTGCCGCGGGTGTTGATGCGCCTGCCGGGCGGCCACCCCAGGGCGGCGGCCATCGTGGTAGCCGGGAACGGCGTGATCGGGTTCGGTGGTCGGTCGGCCGGAGCGGCCCCGAACCGGTCGCAGTCCCAGCGAGCCCGGTAGGGCAGGGCGTCCAGTGCGGGGGTGTGGCCGCGGGTGGCGATCAAGAACACGCGGGTTCGCCGGGTTGCGGCACCGAAGTCGTCGGCGCGCAACGTCAGGACGGTGCAGGTGTCCCACCGGTGCATCGCGGCCAGTTCGGCGGCGAACTCTTGCCAGATCCTTCGCACGGCGGGCACCTGTTCGGCGACCAGCCACCGCAGACCGGGCAAGGACAGAGCGAGTTCGAGGGTCTCCAGGACCAGCGCGGTACGCGGGTCGGTGACCGCGGCGGCGACCTCGTCCAGCGTGCGCCGCGGCTCGGTCGAGTCGGCGAGACGCTCGACGGCGTCTAGAACGGTGGCGTAGTCCGCGCGGCCGGTGCGCTTACCGGAGTCGGCGTAGGTCGGGCACGGCGGACCGGACACCCAGCCTTCGGCGTCGGCGAACGCGTCGGGGTCGAGAGTGCGGACGTCGGCACGCGTTCGGGGGTGCCCGGCGGCGCGTGCGGTGGCGCACGCGTCGCCGTTCACCTCCCATCCCAGCGCGGCGCCCAGGCCGAGCATCCGCAGGCCCTCGGATAGGCCACCGGCGCCGGCGAATCCTTCCAGCACGGCCGCGCAGGTCATGCGGCTTCACCACCCAGCCCTAGGGCGCCGCTCGTGTTCCAGGCGGGTTCGGCGGCGTCTCGGATGGCGGTCTCTGCGCACGTCTTGTGGCAGGGGTGGCCCTTGCGGTCGCGGCAGAACGCGCCGCGACCGCAGTGCACGCATGGGAGGCGGCGGCCGCCGCCCCAATGTGCGGCGGAGTGCCAGTCCAGGCCGGTGCGGGGGCGGGTCATCGACGGCCCCGGCGCTTGTGCTCGTTTTGGGCGTAGGGGCGGTGGGCGAAGGCGCGGTACTCGCGGCCCTTTCCGCCGCAGCGGTCGCAGGCCCGGTAGGCGTGGCTGAACAGGGCGCCGCGGTGGCGGCCCGAGCCGTTGCAGCGGGGGCAGTTCTTGTAGGGGTGGATCCGGATGGAGATCGCGTAGCCGAGGCCGTAGACGGCGGCGGCGAGGATCAGCAGCAGCCACCTGCGCCCGCCGCCGTCGTCCTGGGGGGCGGTGTCGGCGGCGAGCGGGGCGAGGGAGTGCAGCGCGGACAGCGGCATGGACGGGTGCCTTCCAGGTGAGTGCGGGCATGCGAAACACCCCCGGGCGGTGCGGCGTGTGGCCGTGCCGCTCGGGGGTGCGGGCCCGCAGGTTGGTAACGGAGTGTGAGAGTGGTTTTGGCTCTCGCTGTTTTGGCTCTCTTGGCTCGTTGCCCCCTCTGTAGGGGGCGGTGGAGCCAAGTGGTGGAGCCGAGTCGTGGTCCAAGTCGTGGACCAAGTCGGCCCCGGTTTGGTCACTGTGTGTGGTTGTCGGGGTGGTGGTCGGGGAGGTAGTAGCGGGCGGCTTTGGTGCTGCCGTGTCGGGTGATCAGGTCGTGGCTGCGCATGGCGGCCAGCCACTTTTTGACGGTGCTCTCGGGCTTGTCCAGGGCGGTCACCAGTTCGTCGCGGCGGGCTCCGTCCGGGCCGCGTTCGGTGAGCAGGTCCAGGATGGTGCGGGCGGCGTCGTCGGGGACCTTGATGGACTGGTTGGCCTTGACCAGGTCGGCCAGCGGGATGCCCTGTTCGGGCGGTTCGGGCATGTCGCGCAGCCGGGCCTCCACTTCGGCCACCAGCTCACCGGCGAGCCGGTCCACAGCGTCGTGGTCGCCCGGGTCAACCCCGAACCCGTCCCCGCCGGAAGCGGGCCGGGCAGCGGTGGGGCCGGGGTCGTCGTGGCCGGGTGTGTGCCCGCCCGTCCCGCCACCGGTCCGGCTACCGGTGTGGGCGGGGGTGCGGTGCCGGTCGGCGTAGCCGGGCAGCTTGGCGGCGATGGCCGGCTCCAGGGTGGCTACCGGCGCGCCGCGGCGCTTGGCGAGGTCTTCGACGGCGTTCAGGTCGGACAGGTCGCGGACGCGTCCGGCGGTCCAGGTGTTCTCACCGTCCACCACCAGCGCGACGCCCTTCACGCCGCGGGCGTAGGTGGCCATGTTGGGCATCCCGGCGCCTTCCCAGTCCTCGATGGCGTTGCCCATCTCACTGGCGCGCTTCATCCGCAGCACGATCCGGTAGTCGGCGTTGGCGTTGGGGTCCTTGGACCCGGTGTACTGCTGGACGCCACGCTGTGAGGCGGTCAGCAGTTCCACCCCGGCCGAGCGGCCCCGCCGCCAGATCTGCTCGACGTGCTCTTTGGCCTCATACGCGATCGGCGAGTGCATCCCGGTGAGGGTGTCCAGCTCATCGACGAACACCAGGATGACCGGCTCTTCGGGGCTGGGGATGTGGTTCTTGCCGCCGCTGTCCTTTGAGCGTTCCTCGACCACCGTGCGCGCCCACCGCAGGATGGCCAGCGCCTTCTTCTCCTCTCCGATACCAGCGGAGGCGTCCAGGGCCGGGCCCCAGAACCGGCCGATGGTGCCCTTGCCCAGGTCGATCCCCCACACCAGCACATCGGTGCAGGTGGTGGCCTGTTCGATCAGGTTGTTGTAGAGGGTGGTCTTTCCGGAACCGGTCGGGGCCACGATGAACGCGTGGTGACCCCCCTCGTGGTCGAACAGGGTGACCGTCATGTCGGTGCCGGTGTCGGGGTCCATTCCGACCACCAGCGGCGTTCCCTTGATCGAGCGCCGGGCGGCGGCGATCTGTTCGCGGGAGGCGGGCACGGTGGCGCGGTCGGGGTGGGCGGGCATCGCCGGGTGCAGCACGGGGCCTTCCCAGGGGTCGGTCATCTGGACCAGGACGCGGATGATGCCGGCGTGCTTGTCGTCGGTGGTGATGCGGACCCGTTCGGCGGGCAGGCCGATCTGGGCGGCGATGTCTTCGGCCAGGCCCTTGCCGTTCCCGGCCAGCTGGCTGGCGCGCTTGTTGGTGGCGCGGACATCGACGCGGAACCGGACCCCGAGCCGGGTGTCGTCCATGCCGACCAGGCGGGAGCCTTCCAGCCCGGCGGCGGTGGCCAGCTCATCCCACTTGAGTTGTTCGCGGGCCCATGCGCGCCGCTGTTTCAGCACGTCGGACCAGGTGTAGGCCGACCACGTCACGCTGGCGGAGATCGTGTAGGCCAGCAGGGTGCGCAGGTTGACGATGCCCAGCTGGGCGGCGGTGGCCAGCCACGCGGGGATCGCGGCGGCGGTCGCGGCGACGGTGGCCGAGTAGCGGTGGCTGGCGTGCTTTTTGTGGGTGCCGACCCAGGCGGCCAGCGCCGCCGGGGGCGCGAACGCCCCCAGCATGAGCGGGTCGGCGCCGGTCTGGTGGCCGATCTCGCCGAGCGGATACAGCACGGCCAGGGCGTTGGCCAGCCCGCGGGTGTCAGGCGAGCGCGCCACCCATCGGCCATAGCCACGTACAGCGGTCAGCGCGACGGTTCCGGCGGTGGGGCCGCGGCGGGAGTTGGTGCGGTTGCGGTGGGCGACGTCCCGCCAGCTGGTGGCGGAACGGGGCTGACGGGTGCGGCGCGCCATCGAGGCAGCCTCCTCCAGGGTCGAGAAAGGGCACGGCCCCGGCCGGGTGGCCGGGGCCGTGCGAGACACAGCAGGAACACGGACGGGAGCGGGCGGGACCGCAGCGGGGCGCGGCCCCGCCTGGTCAGGCGGCGT
The sequence above is a segment of the Actinomadura coerulea genome. Coding sequences within it:
- a CDS encoding DNA cytosine methyltransferase, translating into MTCAAVLEGFAGAGGLSEGLRMLGLGAALGWEVNGDACATARAAGHPRTRADVRTLDPDAFADAEGWVSGPPCPTYADSGKRTGRADYATVLDAVERLADSTEPRRTLDEVAAAVTDPRTALVLETLELALSLPGLRWLVAEQVPAVRRIWQEFAAELAAMHRWDTCTVLTLRADDFGAATRRTRVFLIATRGHTPALDALPYRARWDCDRFGAAPADRPPNPITPFPATTMAAALGWPPGRRINTRGSRTTAGGNEFSADGPAVSLTGNGARTWYRTDLGSVAGRLSDSQAGLLQTFPADYPWHGSRSSRFQRIADAVPPVMAAAVLGAATGRPWHDAVWDRLTEIYGTARPDVSHARLCTDRPATPQLDLFALPTPHERTAA